One Gaiellales bacterium genomic window, GCATGGACATGGGAGACGGCACGCAGGCCCGCGGCGCTCGCGACTACGTCCGCCGGGCGGTCGCAGGGTCGCTCGACCGGCTGCGCACCGATCACATCGATCTCTACTACTACCACCGTCCCGACGGCCTGACCCCGCTCGAGGAGACCATGGGCGCTCTCGCCGAGCTGGCGGACGAGGGCACCATCCGCGCGTACGGCATCTCGAACGTGGACGGCGACGAGCTCCGGCAGGCCGCCGCCGGCGGCGATGCCAGGCTGGCTGCCGTCCAGAACGAGTACAACCTGCTCGACCGCGCGGCCGAACAGGACGTGCTTCCGGTCGCCGAGGAGCTGGGCGTTGGATTCGTGCCCTACTTCCCGCTCGCAAGTGGGCTGCTCTCGGGGAAGTTCAGGCGCGACCAGCCGCCGCCTCCGGGGACGCGCATGTCCGACCGCTGGGCCGAGGTCGACATGTCGGTGTTCGACCGCATCGAGGCACTCGAGTCCTTCGCCGCGGAGCGCCACCACACGCTGCTCGAGCTCGCCTTCGCCGGGCTGCTCGCCCAGCCGGGCGTCGCGTC contains:
- a CDS encoding aldo/keto reductase gives rise to the protein MADPMHQNQLGRSGLTVSAVGLGCNNFGRRLDRTGTQAVVDAALDAGITFFDTADIYGGEGTSERLIGEVLGDRRNRVVLATKFGMDMGDGTQARGARDYVRRAVAGSLDRLRTDHIDLYYYHRPDGLTPLEETMGALAELADEGTIRAYGISNVDGDELRQAAAGGDARLAAVQNEYNLLDRAAEQDVLPVAEELGVGFVPYFPLASGLLSGKFRRDQPPPPGTRMSDRWAEVDMSVFDRIEALESFAAERHHTLLELAFAGLLAQPGVASVIAGAMNREQVEGNAMAGSWRLADEDAAELAHV